From a region of the Salvelinus alpinus chromosome 2, SLU_Salpinus.1, whole genome shotgun sequence genome:
- the LOC139553225 gene encoding putative RNA-binding protein 15B, whose product MKRQAGRDSSPSRTLAKRIRERERDRDGARREDLPLPPLALLLAESGRQHARSRSREREKTRLREERGGAGDPLHHRQQHHDLGLIGRPLLRTTAVLPKGKAAAELLGLRGGTGGTLEYKSLLISNLGSVLSDEHVEDGLFHEFKKFGDVSVKLSHTPELGRVAYVNFRHPEDAKEARHAKTRLVLYDRPLKVEPMYVRRRSCTPPDMGYVPIHDAPYPSYRQRSLSPCAGVSSIGDIRPPRHYHVEGLGLSRERDRILDYYGMLDERGRPYGLPVPEHDDIKPEDDARACRNLFIGNLDHNVTEGELRRGFDKYGIIEEVVIKRPARGQGGAYAFLKFQNLDMAHRAKVTMQGRVIGGNPVKIGYGKANPTTRLWVGGLGPSNSLAALAREFDRFGSIRNIDYAKGDSFAYIQYESLDASHAACTQMRGFPLGGPERRLRVDFAKAEEPLPRSYPTEYQPPVPLPAHLDLMRLRDRSLERELRARDRSPPSHALFTQRERERAMLDRGDREFTSPTNSLERRGGEAFGGSRGGRGDRAARSRSRERWLKERDAERAGAERRRRRSLSLDGPSQEKERGMSKVRGRAGSASPEDSPDRARVRAPDSTTEPRGQSPDSSRHSNEDRVGQDGHETSSSRNRHKKTGGDRQKDRDRNHRASDTNHTSDTLNKDPRTPSMLSECATTLSKAWHGHFTLKNSCFPTNMHLLEGGSGFFHSVMKDNQAKGKLTQLKIAQRLRMDQTRLNEVTRRIKHGGSEGYAVLLALQDPVDREAPPPEPGLQIRLLRHLVTYLRNKEAAGVISLPVGGAKGGGKGGMLYAFPPCDFSQQFLQSAHRTLGNLDEEHLVVVIVNDSA is encoded by the coding sequence ATGAAGCGACAGGCCGGGAGGGACTCCAGTCCTAGTAGGACTTTAGCTAAACGAATACGGGAAAGAGAGCGGGACCGGGACGGGGCACGGAGAGAGGACCTGCCGCTCCCACCACTTGCTTTGCTGCTCGCTGAAAGCGGGAGGCAACATGCTCGGAGTAGGAGCAGGGAACGAGAGAAGACACGGCTTCGGGAGGAGCGTGGAGGCGCCGGAGACCCCCTCCACCACCGACAACAACACCACGACCTCGGTCTCATCGGCCGACCCCTTCTCCGGACTACAGCCGTCCTGCCTAAAGGCAAAGCGGCAGCCGAACTACTGGGCCTCAGGGGGGGAACGGGGGGGACTCTGGAATACAAATCGTTGCTCATTAGCAATCTCGGCTCGGTGCTATCTGACGAGCACGTTGAAGACGGACTGTTTCACGAGTTTAAAAAGTTTGGGGACGTTAGTGTGAAACTCTCACACACTCCAGAACTAGGCCGAGTCGCCTACGTCAATTTCCGGCACCCGGAGGACGCTAAAGAGGCCAGGCATGCCAAAACCAGGTTAGTACTCTATGACCGCCCCCTCAAAGTAGAGCCCATGTACGTCCGGCGGCGCAGCTGCACGCCGCCGGATATGGGTTATGTCCCCATCCATGACGCCCCATATCCCTCTTATAGACAGAGGTCCCTCTCCCCCTGCGCTGGAGTTAGTAGTATCGGAGATATCCGACCACCAAGACATTACCATGTAGAGGGACTGGGACtgagcagagagagggataggatcTTAGATTACTATGGGATGTTAGACGAGAGGGGACGGCCATACGGGCTGCCAGTACCTGAGCATGATGACATAAAACCTGAGGATGATGCGAGGGCGTGCAGGAACTTGTTCATCGGCAACCTGGATCACAACGTCACCGAGGGCGAGCTGAGGAGAGGCTTCGATAAGTACGGCATCATCGAGGAAGTTGTGATTAAACGACCGGCGCGCGGTCAGGGGGGAGCCTACGCTTTCCTCAAATTCCAGAACTTAGACATGGCTCACCGGGCTAAGGTAACCATGCAGGGCCGCGTGATTGGCGGGAACCCGGTGAAGATAGGCTACGGTAAGGCCAACCCTACCACCAGACTTTGGGTAGGCGGGCTGGGACCCAGCAATTCCCTGGCAGCCCTGGCCAGAGAGTTTGACCGTTTTGGCAGCATCCGGAACATAGACTATGCGAAAGGGGATAGTTTTGCCTACATTCAGTATGAGAGCCTAGATGCCTCCCATGCTGCATGTACTCAGATGAGAGGGTTCCCTCTAGGAGGCCCAGAGAGGAGGCTGAGGGTGGACTTTGCCAAGGCTGAGGAGCCCCTGCCTCGTAGTTACCCAACAGAATACCAGCCCCCTGTGCCTCTACCTGCCCACCTGGACCTGATGAGGCTTCGCGACCGTAGCCTGGAGAGAGAGCTACGTGCCCGGGACCGCTCGCCCCCCTCCCACGCCCTGTTCAcccagcgggagagagagagagctatgctggaCAGGGGGGACAGAGAGTTCACCTCTCCAACAAATAGCCTGGAGCGCAGGGGGGGTGAAGCATTTGGGGGGTCTCGTGGTGGCCGAGGGGACCGGGCAGCCCGGAGCCGAAGCAGAGAGCGCTGGCTGAAGGAGAGAGACGCAGAGCGGGCTGGGGCGGAGAGACGCAGACGCAGGTCCCTCTCCCTTGACGGACCCTctcaggagaaggagaggggcatGTCCAAGGTGAGAGGAAGAGCAGGGTCAGCTTCTCCAGAGGACAGCCCAGACAGAGCCAGGGTCCGGGCCCCAGACTCTACCACCGAGCCCAGGGGACAGAGCCCTGACAGCAGCCGCCACTCCAACGAGGACCGGGTCGGCCAGGACGGCCACGAGACATCCTCCAGTCGGAACCGCCACAAGAagactggaggagacagacagaaggaccGTGACCGCAACCACCGGGCCAGTGACACAAACCACACCTCCGACACACTTAATAAAGACCCCAGAACACCCAGCATGCTGTCGGAGTGTGCCACCACCCTCAGCAAAGCCTGGCACGGTCACTTCACCCTGAAGAACTCCTGCTTCCCCACTAACATGCACCTGCTGGAGGGAGGCTCCGGGTTCTTCCACTCTGTCATGAAGGACAACCAGGCCAAGGGGAAACTGACCCAGCTGAAGATCGCCCAGCGACTGAGGATGGATCAGACCAGGTTGAACGAGGTCACCAGGAGGATCAAACATGGTGGCTCCGAGGGCTACGCTGTTCTCCTGGCCCTCCAGGACCCCGTCGACCGCGAGGCCCCTCCACCTGAACCAGGCCTGCAGATCAGACTCCTCCGTCACCTGGTCACCTACCTGAGAAACAAGGAGGCTGCAGGAGTGATCAGTCTACCAGTAGGTGGGGCTAAGGGGGGGGGCAAGGGAGGTATGCTGTACGCCTTCCCTCCCTGTGACTTCTCCCAGCAGTTCCTCCAGAGTGCACATCGGACTTTGGGGAATCTGGATGAAGAGCACCTGGTGGTTGTTATTGTCAACGACTCTGCCTAA
- the LOC139553228 gene encoding mesencephalic astrocyte-derived neurotrophic factor-like: MLCLTILSVALAALALVPSISGALKDGDCEVCVSFLGRLYQSLQDDKVKFNSTNIEKALVETCKDAKGKENRFCYYIGGTNDAATKILNEISKPLSYHTPVDKICEKLKKKDSQICELKYDKQLDLSTVDLKKLKVKDLKKILEVWEESCKGCAEKSDFIRKIDELMPKHAPNAAKARREL, from the exons ATGTTGTGTTTGACTATTTTGTCGGTCGCCCTCGCAGCGCTGGCTTTGGTACCGAGCATTAGCGGCGCTTTGAAAGATGGGGATTGTGAAG TGTGTGTGAGCTTCCTGGGAAGGTTATACCAGTCATTGCAAGACGACAAAGTTAAATTCAACAGCACAAACATCGAGAAGGCCCTCGTTGAAACCTGCAAAGACGCCAAGGGCAAGGAAAACCGCTTT TGTTACTACATTGGTGGAACAAATGACGCAGCCACCAAAATCCTCAACGAGATCTCCAAGCCCCTGAGCTACCACACACCAGTGGACAAGATCTGTGAGAAACTAAAGAAGAAGGACAGTCAGATCTGTGAACTGAAATACG ACAAACAGCTGGACCTGAGCACGGTGGATCTGAAGAAGCTGAAGGTGAAGGACTTGAAGAAGATCCTGGAGGTGTGGGAAGAGTCGTGTAAAGGCTGTGCCGAGAAGTCCGACTTCATCCGCAAGATCGATGAACTCATGCCCAAGCACGCACCCAACGCCGCTAAAGCACGGAGGGAACTGTAA